From the Micromonospora echinofusca genome, the window AGCTCCGATCATGGTCTGCGTCGACTTCGGCGACGACGGCTACACCGGCAAAGTCGTCACCGTCGCCCTCGGCGACGACCACGACGACGTCCGCCTCGCCCGCGACCACCGTGGTCACTTCCTGGTCTACGACGACACGATGGAACCCGTCTCCAGCGGTGAGCAGCAGGCGATCCGGGCCATCACCATCGCCGAGTACCGCGAATGGCCCGAACGCCTCGACTGGGAAGAAGGCCCCGACGTCCTGCGCTACCCCGACCTCTACGGACCCGCCGAAGCCGCCGACGACCAGGACGAAGGCGACGACCTCGAACCACTCGACCTCCACGAGCGCGGTGCCGTCCACTGACGCCCGTACCCCAACAGCTAAACCGGCCCCGCCAGCACGAAACAACGCTGCGCGGGGCCGATCCGTCTCCTACGACACCCGAACACCAAGATCAAGTATTTGTGGTCGTGGGGCAGCTACCCAAGCGTGGGGCCGACACCACACCAGGCCCGTCGAAACGCCCCCGGCAGAGCCGGACGCGCTGACCACTCGCCGCCCGAGCCGAACGCACGGCTGCGACCGGCCCGCCGCGTACCGCCGGACCCCGCTCACGACCGCCCGTCGCGCTCCGCCGCCACCAACCCCGCCAACGCCCGATTGGTACGGTTGGACCGCACCGCCGCACGCTGCTGCCCGGCCGTCACCTCGATGTACGTCTGCGACGACGCCAACGACGCGTGACCCAGCAACCGCATGATCTCCGCCGCACTCGCCCCGTCCTCCGCCAACCGCGTCGCGAAGGTGTGCCGCAACGCGTGCAACCGCGCCCCCCGCGGCACCCGGTCGGTGATGCCCGCCCGCCGGTAGCAGGACTCCACCAGATACTGCAACCCGCCCCGGCGCAGCGGCTCACCCTGACGGTCCACCAGCAGCGGCGCGTCCGGCCGCACCGTACGCGACCCGAACCGCCGCACCCGGCTCTCCAGGTAACCCACCAGCACCCCGTCCAGCTCCGGCTCGATCGGCACCACCCTCGGCCGCCCGCCCTTGCCGGCCACGTCGACCCGCCGCTCGCCCGCACGGCCCGTCAGCGATCCCACGCGCAGTGCCAGCAGCTCCGACAGTCGCAGCCCCGCGCAGAGCGCCAACGCCAGCACCGCCAGGTCGCGCTCCGGCCACGGGTCGCGCTGGCGGCCCTCCTGCCGGGCCACCGAGGCGAGCAGCTGCTCCGGGGTGTCCGCGCCACGCAGCGGCTTGGGCTGGGGGAGAGGCGCCCGGGGTCGACCGACCGCCGGCATCGGGTTGCCGGCGACCACCCCGTCAGCGACCAGGAAGGAGAAGAAACTGTTCCAGGTGGACCATGCCCGGTGCACCGACGCGGCCGCCCGGGGAGCGGCATACCGGGCGAATGCCGCGCGCATGACGCGGGCGGTGAGGGCGGCGACGGGGAGCGCGTCGAGGGGGAGGGGAGGGGTGGCCTCCTCGGCCGCGAGGGCGGCGACGGCACGCAGGTCCCGCCGGTACGCCTCCAGCGTGTGGGGGGAGGGCTTGCGGGTGGCGCGGGCCGTCAGGAACTCCTCGATCAGCCGCTGCGCCGATTCGTCCTGTTTGTCATGCATAAGGGATATTATGCAGCATTTTCGGGTTCGCCGGCAACGGTGGGAGAGGGGGGAAGCGTGCGGTGCTACGTACTGACCGGCGCGCCGGGGGCGGGCAAGACGACACTCACCGAGGCGCTGCATCGACGCGGGTGGTCCGTCGTCGCCGAGGCGGCCACCGACGTCATCGCCGCGCAGCAGGCGCGGGGCGTCGCCGAACCGTGGCAGGAGGCGGGCTTCGTCGACGCGGTGGCCCGGCTGCCGCGAGGCGCCCGGGACGCCCGGGACGGTGCGGATCCACGACCGGCCGCCGCTGTGCACGTTGGCCCTCGCGCGGTACCTGGGCCGCCCGCCGGGGCGCGTGCTGGTCGAAGAGGTGCAGCGGGTGCTCCGCGACGGCGCCTACGAGCGGCCGGTCTTCCTGGTCCAGCCCCTGGGCTTCGTGACGCCCAGCGCCGCCCGCCGCATCGGCTACGCCGAGTCGCTGGCGTTCGCCCGCGTGCACGAGGAGATCTATCGCGCGCACGGCCATCGGCTGATCCCGGTGCCGCCCGCGCCGGTGCAGGTGCGGGCGGCACGGGTGGAGACGCACCTGCGGCACCTCGCCGTCCTGCCGCCGGACCGGGCCGAGGGAGTGCCCGATCCGGTCCACTTGACATAATGTACATTATCGAACCGACTGCTTCAGCGCCGATGTCCGCAGAAGAGGGCTCTTCCGGCCGCCGCAGTCGTCCGCATTCGGCGTCCGCGTTCGGTCCGGCGCGTACGCCGCTGGCGTCGTGGGCGCCTCCGTACTGCGCGGAACGCGTCCGCGCAGTCGACGCGCCCACGACGCCAGCACGTGGCACCGTCGGTGGGTCGCTGCCTCGGCGGGACCCCTCGTTCTGACGACGATCAGTGGTGATCCACGCCGACGAGGGATCCCGCCGGCAGCGTGAACCCGCACCCGTCGGGCTGTGGCACTCCCCTGGCGTGTCCTGCGGCGTACGGCCGGCCTGCGGTCCTGGTGCGCCGCGCGGGCCTGCTCTTCGCCGAGGTCGCCCGCTCCTGCTCGGCGTCGCGTCAGGCGCCGACGTAGGCGGCGAGGTGCTTGCCGGTGAGGGTGGAGGCGGTGGTGACGAGGTCGGCGGGGGTGCCCTCGAAGACGATGCGGCCGCCGTCGTGGCCGGCGCCGGGACCGAGGTCGATGATCCAGTCGGCGTGGGCCATGACCGCCTGGTGGTGCTCGATGACGATGACCGACTTGCCGGCCTCGACGAGGCGGTCGAGCAGTGCGAGTAGTTGCTCGACGTCGGCGAGGTGCAGGCCGGTGGTCGGTTCGTCGAGGACGTAGACGCCGCCCTTCTCGGCCATGTGGGTGGCCAGCTTGAGGCGCTGCCGCTCGCCGCCGGAGAGCGTGGTGAGGGGCTGGCCGAGGCTGAGGTAGCCGAGCCCGACGTCGGCGAGGCGGGCCAGGATCGCGTGGGCGGCGGGGATGCGGGCGTCGCCGGAGCCGAAGAACTCCTCGGCCTCGGCGACGGACATGGCGAGCACGTCGGCGATGTTGCGGCCGCCGAGCGTGTAGTCGAGTACGGCGGCCTGGAACCGCTTGCCGCCGCACTCCTCGCAGGTGGTCTCGACGGTCGCCATGACGCCCAGGTCGGTGTAGATGACGCCGGCGCCGTTGCAGGTGGGGCAGGCGCCCTCGGAGTTGGCGCTGAACAGGGCCGGTTTCACGCCGTTGGCCTTGGCGAACGCCTTGCGGATCGGGTCGAGCAGGCCGGTGTAGGTGGCCGGGTTGCTGCGTCGCGAGCCGCGGATGGCGCCCTGGTCGATGACGACCACGCCGTCGCGGCCGGCGACCGAGCCGTGGATCAGTGAGCTCTTGCCGGAGCCGGCGACGCCGGTGATGGCGCAGAGGACGCCGAGTGGGATGTCGACGTCGACGTCGCGCAGGTTGTGTGCGTTGGCGTCGCGGATCTGCAGGGTGCCGGTGGGGGTGCGTACGGTCTTCTTGAGGGTGGCGCGGTCGTCGAGGTGGCGGCCGGTGACGGTGCCGCTCCCCCGCAGTTGTTCCACGCTGCCCTCGAAGCAGACGGTGCCGCCCTGGGTGCCGGCGCCGGGGCCGAGGTCGACGACGTGGTCGGCGATCGTGATGGTCTCGGGTTTGTGTTCGACGACGAGGACGGTGTTGCCCTTGTCGCGTAGTTGCCGCAGCAGGTTGTTCATCCGCTCGATGTCGTGCGGGTGCAGGCCGATGGTGGGTTCGTCGAAGACGTAGGTGACGTCGGTGAGGGACGATCCGAGGTGGCGGATCATCTTGGTGCGTTGTGCCTCTCCCCCGGAGAGGGTGCCGGCGGGTCGGTCGAGTGAGAGGTAGCCCAGGCCGATCTCCTCGAAGCTGTCGAGGAGGTGTTGCAGCCCTTTGAGCAGGGGTGCGACGGATGGTTCGTCGAGGTCGCGTACCCAGGTGGCGAGGTCGCTGATCTGTATGGCGCAGACGTCGGCGATGCTCTTGCCCTTGATCTTCGAGGAGCGGGCTTCGGGGCTGAGGCGGGTGCCGTCGCAGCTGGGGCAGGTCTGGAAGGTGACGGCCCGTTCGACGAAGGCCCGGATGTGGGGCTGCAGGGCGTCGACGTCCTTGGCGAGGAAGGACTTCTGGATCTGCGGGATGAGGCCGGCGTACGTCAGGTTGATGCCGTCGATCTTGATTTTGGTGGGTTCGCGGTGGAGCAGGTCGTGCAGTTCCTTCTTGGTGAACTTGTTGATGGGCTTGTCGGGGTCGAAGTAGCCGCAGCCGCGGAAGATGCGGCCGTACCAGCCGTCCATGCTGTAGCCGGGGATGGTGAGCGCGCCCTCGTTGAGTGACTTGCTGGCGTCGTAGAGGGCGGTCAGGTCGATGTCGTTGACGGTGCCCATGCCCTCGCAGCGTGGGCACATGCCGCCGAGGCGGTGGAAGGTGGCCTTCTCCGCCTTGGTCTTGGTGCCTCGTTCGACGGTGATCGCGCCGCTGGCCGTGACGGTGGGGATGTTGAAGGAGTACGCGTTGGGTGAGCCGATGTGGGGTTGGCCGAGCCGGCTGAACAGGATGCGCAGCATGGCGTTGGCGTCGGTGGCGGTGCCGACGGTGGAGCGCGGGTTGGCGCCCATTCGTTCCTGGTCGACGATGATCGCCGTGGTCAGTCCTTCGAGCAGGTCGACCTCGGGTCGGGTGAGCGACGGCATGAAGCCCTGCACGAAGGCGCTGTAGGTTTCGTTGATCATTCGTTGTGACTCGGCGGCGATGGTGCCGAACACCAGTGAGCTCTTGCCTGAGCCGGAGACGCCGGTGAAGACGGTCAGGCGGCGTTTCGGGATTTCGACGCTGACGTCCTTGAGGTTGTTGACGCGGGCGCCCTGCACGCGGATCAGGTCGTGGGTGTCGGCGACGTGCGGGGTATGCATCCTCGTGGCCGTGCTCATGGTGTCTCCATCTGTTGCGCGGGGGCCGGCTGTGCGGTCTCCGTCGGGCGTCTTCCTCTGCTGGTGGCGGGGGTTCAGCGCAGTTCGTTGATGCGGATCAGGTTGCCTGTGGGATCGCGGAAGGCACAGTCGCGCACGCCGTACGGCTGTTCGGTGGGTTCCTGGACGACGTCGGCGTCGCTGGCCTGTAGCCGGTCGAAGAGGCCGTCGAGGTCGTCGGTGGCCAGGGTGATGGCGCCGTAGCTGCCCTTGGCGATGAGTTCGAGGATGGTCTGGCGTTCGGCGTCGGTGATGCCGGGGTCGGCGGCCGGTGGGTGCAGGACGATGGAGGTGCCGGGCTGGCCGGGTGGGCCGACGGTGAGCCAGCGCATGCCGTCGTATCCGACGTCGTTGCGGACCTCGAAGCCGAGGGTGTCGCGGTAGAAGGTCAGGGCGGCGTCGGCGTCGGTGTGCGGGAGGAAGGCGTAGTGGATGGTGATGTTCATGCCGGTCACGCTAGTTGTGGCTGGGTGGCCCGTGCTTCTCGATTCCTGATCGGTCTGGTGACCTGTCGGGTGATGCACGACGGCAGTTCCCCCGTGGCGTGGGCGGCGCGGGCGCGGTAGGTGCTCGGTGGGACGCCGACGAGTTCGGTGAAGCGGGTGCTGAAGGTGCCCAGGGAGGAGCAGCCGACGGTGAAGCAGACTTCGGTGACGCTGAGGTCGCCGCGACGCAGCAGGGCCATGGCGCGTTCGATGCGTCGGGTCATGAGATAGGCGTACGGGGACTCGCCGTAGGCGAGGCGGAACTGGCGGCTGAGGTGTCCGGCGGACATGTTCACGCCGCGGGCGAGGGCTTCGACGTCGAGTGGCTTGGCGTACTCGCGGTCGATGCGGTCGCGTACGCGGCGCAGTCGGGCGAGGTCGCGCAGGTGCTGGGCTGCGGCGGAGGTGCTGCTCACGTGCAGGATCGTGCCATGTCGCGCCGGGGTTGCCCAGGAGGTTGGCGGTCTGTCGCCCGTGGTTGGTGTGCCGGCCGTCGTCGCGTTCGGTGCCTTCGGGCGGGGTCAGAGGCCGCCGGCGACGCGTAGGACGGTGCCGGTGGTGTAGGTGGCGTCGGGGCCGAGCAGCCAGGCGATGGCGGCGGCGACCTCGTCGGGTTCGCCGGGGCGGCCCAGTGGGATGCGGGCGGCGGCGCGGTCGGGTCGGTCGGGTTGGCCGGAGAGGGCGTGGATGTCGGTGCGGATGATGCCGGGGGCGACGGCGTTGACGCGGATGCCGCGGGGGGCGAGTTCCTTGGCGAGGCCGGTGGTGAGGGTGTCGGTGGCGGCTTTGACGGCGGCGTAGTGGATGTATTCGCCGGGGCTGCCGAGGGTGGCGGCGACGGAGGAGACGTTGACGATGGCGCCGTGGCGGTCCATGCGGCGGGCGGCCTGCTGGGCGCAGAGGACGTAGCCGATGAGGTTGACGTCGACGACGTCGCGTAGGTCGGTGGGGTCGAGGTCGACGAAGGCGCCGATGGGGCTGGTGATGCCGGCGTTGTTGACCAGGCCGGTGAGGGGGCCGAGGTCGGCGGCGGCGTCGAACAGGGTGGTGACCTGGTCGGGGTCTCGGGTGTCGGCGGGGACGGCGAGGCCGCGTACGCCGGTAGCTTCGATGGCGGCGAGCACGGCGGTGGCGGCGTGGTGGTCGCGGCGGTAGCTGAAGGCGACGTGGTGTCCGGCGTGGGCGAGGCGGCGGGCGGTGGCGGCGCCGATGCCGCGGCTGCCGCCGGTGATGACGGTGACCGGTGTCAATGTGTCTCTCCCCTGTGGTGGCTGCGGGGCCGACGCTACCGCCGGGCGGTGCGGGGCGCCGCCGGTGGGTCGGCGCATAGGCTCGGGCGCATCGGTGGTCGGCGACGTGGAGGTGCGCGGTGGCGGGTGTGGGTGTCGGGGACGTGGTGGACGACTTCGAGTTGCCGGACGAGACGGGTACGCCGCGGCGGTTGTCGGAGTTCCTGGCCGCCGGTCCGGTGGTGGTGTTCTTCTATCCGGCGGCGATGACGCGGGGGTGCACGGCGGAGAGCTGCCACTTCCGGGATCTGGCGGCCGAGTTCGCGGCGGTGGGTGCGACCCGGGTGGGGATCAGCCGTGATCCGGTGGCGAAGCAGGCGGAGTTCTCCCGGCGGCACGGGTTCGACTATCCGTTGCTGTCGGACTCCGAGGGCGTGGTGGCGGAGCGGTTCGGGGTACGGCGGCGGTTACCGTTGGGCGCGCTGAGCACGCGACGGATGACGTTCGTGATCGGCGCCG encodes:
- a CDS encoding tyrosine-type recombinase/integrase, translated to MHDKQDESAQRLIEEFLTARATRKPSPHTLEAYRRDLRAVAALAAEEATPPLPLDALPVAALTARVMRAAFARYAAPRAAASVHRAWSTWNSFFSFLVADGVVAGNPMPAVGRPRAPLPQPKPLRGADTPEQLLASVARQEGRQRDPWPERDLAVLALALCAGLRLSELLALRVGSLTGRAGERRVDVAGKGGRPRVVPIEPELDGVLVGYLESRVRRFGSRTVRPDAPLLVDRQGEPLRRGGLQYLVESCYRRAGITDRVPRGARLHALRHTFATRLAEDGASAAEIMRLLGHASLASSQTYIEVTAGQQRAAVRSNRTNRALAGLVAAERDGRS
- a CDS encoding AAA family ATPase, encoding MRIHDRPPLCTLALARYLGRPPGRVLVEEVQRVLRDGAYERPVFLVQPLGFVTPSAARRIGYAESLAFARVHEEIYRAHGHRLIPVPPAPVQVRAARVETHLRHLAVLPPDRAEGVPDPVHLT
- a CDS encoding ATP-binding cassette domain-containing protein, with the protein product MSTATRMHTPHVADTHDLIRVQGARVNNLKDVSVEIPKRRLTVFTGVSGSGKSSLVFGTIAAESQRMINETYSAFVQGFMPSLTRPEVDLLEGLTTAIIVDQERMGANPRSTVGTATDANAMLRILFSRLGQPHIGSPNAYSFNIPTVTASGAITVERGTKTKAEKATFHRLGGMCPRCEGMGTVNDIDLTALYDASKSLNEGALTIPGYSMDGWYGRIFRGCGYFDPDKPINKFTKKELHDLLHREPTKIKIDGINLTYAGLIPQIQKSFLAKDVDALQPHIRAFVERAVTFQTCPSCDGTRLSPEARSSKIKGKSIADVCAIQISDLATWVRDLDEPSVAPLLKGLQHLLDSFEEIGLGYLSLDRPAGTLSGGEAQRTKMIRHLGSSLTDVTYVFDEPTIGLHPHDIERMNNLLRQLRDKGNTVLVVEHKPETITIADHVVDLGPGAGTQGGTVCFEGSVEQLRGSGTVTGRHLDDRATLKKTVRTPTGTLQIRDANAHNLRDVDVDIPLGVLCAITGVAGSGKSSLIHGSVAGRDGVVVIDQGAIRGSRRSNPATYTGLLDPIRKAFAKANGVKPALFSANSEGACPTCNGAGVIYTDLGVMATVETTCEECGGKRFQAAVLDYTLGGRNIADVLAMSVAEAEEFFGSGDARIPAAHAILARLADVGLGYLSLGQPLTTLSGGERQRLKLATHMAEKGGVYVLDEPTTGLHLADVEQLLALLDRLVEAGKSVIVIEHHQAVMAHADWIIDLGPGAGHDGGRIVFEGTPADLVTTASTLTGKHLAAYVGA
- a CDS encoding VOC family protein, with product MNITIHYAFLPHTDADAALTFYRDTLGFEVRNDVGYDGMRWLTVGPPGQPGTSIVLHPPAADPGITDAERQTILELIAKGSYGAITLATDDLDGLFDRLQASDADVVQEPTEQPYGVRDCAFRDPTGNLIRINELR
- a CDS encoding helix-turn-helix transcriptional regulator gives rise to the protein MSSTSAAAQHLRDLARLRRVRDRIDREYAKPLDVEALARGVNMSAGHLSRQFRLAYGESPYAYLMTRRIERAMALLRRGDLSVTEVCFTVGCSSLGTFSTRFTELVGVPPSTYRARAAHATGELPSCITRQVTRPIRNREARATQPQLA
- a CDS encoding SDR family oxidoreductase, yielding MTPVTVITGGSRGIGAATARRLAHAGHHVAFSYRRDHHAATAVLAAIEATGVRGLAVPADTRDPDQVTTLFDAAADLGPLTGLVNNAGITSPIGAFVDLDPTDLRDVVDVNLIGYVLCAQQAARRMDRHGAIVNVSSVAATLGSPGEYIHYAAVKAATDTLTTGLAKELAPRGIRVNAVAPGIIRTDIHALSGQPDRPDRAAARIPLGRPGEPDEVAAAIAWLLGPDATYTTGTVLRVAGGL
- a CDS encoding peroxiredoxin, whose translation is MAGVGVGDVVDDFELPDETGTPRRLSEFLAAGPVVVFFYPAAMTRGCTAESCHFRDLAAEFAAVGATRVGISRDPVAKQAEFSRRHGFDYPLLSDSEGVVAERFGVRRRLPLGALSTRRMTFVIGADRRVVEVVRSELNMNDHADAALRALGG